In Arachis hypogaea cultivar Tifrunner chromosome 17, arahy.Tifrunner.gnm2.J5K5, whole genome shotgun sequence, a single window of DNA contains:
- the LOC140180681 gene encoding uncharacterized protein, protein MPITLIFENETLTLKTLTRYRFPSEAAAAAASPFLPPKTKSTHTKQGSRTFERAEGKRGGFTHAAIVHCNSPRAADRAPVQPHTIGAVARESGTEERVGPRVMAVAGLGAAVPSSPPRPRRVAAFALPTSPPSSSRAWRRHIAAGLVGFLPSNPSLPPLLTTRTEKEGAQKKEPPRGCRRRREAGLAAVKGHRPSSTITEDPSPKLLGSPYATVVSPELSWGFATHLDSALFWVSAVAIVLAAEKPRCRHLCGRKQQLSLL, encoded by the coding sequence ATGCccataaccctaatttttgaaaatgaaaccctaaccctaaaaaccctaacccGTTACCGTTTCCCATCAGAAGCTGCAGCAGCAGCCGCAAGTCCCTTTCTCCCCCCAAAAACGAAAAGCACACACACAAAACAGGGGAGCAGAACTTTTGAGAGAGCTGAGGGAAAGAGAGGGGGCTTCACCCACGCCGCCATCGTCCACTGCAACTCACCACGAGCCGCCGATCGCGCTCCAGTTCAGCCCCACACCATCGGCGCCGTCGCCAGGGAGAGCGGAACCGAGGAGAGGGTTGGTCCGCGAGTGATGGCTGTCGCGGGCTTGGGGGCCGCCGTGCCTTCGTCGCCACCGCGCCCACGCCGCGTCGCTGCCTTCGCCCTCCCTACATCGCCGCCGTCGAGCTCGCGAGCCTGGAGGAGGCACATCGCCGCTGGTCTCGTCGGGTTTCTGCCGTCGAACCCGTCCCTACCACCCCTGCTGACCACACGCACAGAGAAAGAGGGTGCGCAAAAAAAGGAGCCGCCGCGGGGTTGCCGTCGCCGCCGCGAGGCTGGGCTCGCCGCTGTGAAAGGTCACCGCCCTTCCTCCACCATCACCGAAGATCCATCACCGAAGCTGCTGGGCTCGCCGTATGCTACTGTTGTGTCGCCGGAACTGTCCTGGGGTTTTGCCACTCATTTAGATTCTGCTCTGTTTTGGGTTAGTGCTGTTGCTATTGTTTTGGCTGCCGAAAAACCTCGATGCCGCCACCTCTGCGGTCGGAAACAGCAGCTGAGTCTTCTATGA
- the LOC112765745 gene encoding reticulon-like protein B16 translates to MSEYDAQLPTTVVADILLWKRWQLSVGVIVVATIAWFLVDWTSLPFLTICSDVLLILIVLLFLRANYAALRNKQPPTLPELVVSEEMVNNVAASFRVKINNLLLIAHDITIGKDFRIFFKVVGSLWLLSVIGSIFSFFTLAYVGTLLMFTVPVLYSKYGNYVDKCCGMINHQFSKHYRIVDENVFNRLPHNIPKDKES, encoded by the exons ATGTCTGAATACGACGCACAGCTTCCTACTACCGTTG TTGCTGATATTCTATTGTGGAAGCGATGGCAACTTTCCGTGGGTGTCATTGTTGTTGCAACAATTGCCTGGTTCCTGGTTGATTGGACCAGTTTACCCTTTTTAACCATTTGTTCAGATGTCTTGCTGATTTTGATTGTACTCTTGTTTCTGCGTGCTAACTATGCGGCCCTTAGAAATAA ACAACCACCAACATTACCAGAGCTAGTAGTGTCAGAGGAGATGGTCAATAATGTAGCAGCTTCATTCCGGGTCAAGATCAACAATTTGCTCCTTATAGCACATGATATCACTATTGGAAAGGATTTCAGAATTTTTTTTAAG GTGGTGGGTTCTTTGTGGCTTTTGTCTGTCATTGGAAGCATATTCTCTTTCTTCACACTGGCATATGTTG GAACCCTCTTGATGTTTACTGTCCCGGTGTTGTATAGCAAGTACGGAAATTATGTAGATAAATGTTGTGGAATGATAAATCACCAGTTTTCAAAACATTACAGAATTGTAGATGAGAATGTTTTCAATAGATTGCCCCATAACATACCCAAGGACAAAGAGTCTTGA